Proteins from one uncultured Fusobacterium sp. genomic window:
- a CDS encoding argininosuccinate synthase, whose product MKEKVVLAYSGGLDTSVIVPWLKENYEDVEVIAVSVDVGQKDNFEEVEKRALAIGASKFYVVDKKDELVNDFIFPMLKSGAKYENEYLLGTSIARPVIAKALVEIAQKEGANYIAHGATGKGNDQVRFELGVKALAPNMKIIAPWRIWDIKSRKQEIEYLKAHNINLPFKEGVTYSRDENLFHISHEGQELESPSNAPKYEDVLQWVLPLEKASETPEYISIEFEKGVPTKLNGEKLDGVTLINKLNEIGAKHGIGIIDLVENRLVGMKSRGVYETPGGTILYFAHEELERLCLDRDTLQAKMKLSHDMAKLIYNGQWFTKYRKSLSAFVEETQEYITGTVNLKLYKGNIILNGMDSEYSLYSQDFSTFDEDSVYNQKDAEGFINLFGLPIKIESLLRK is encoded by the coding sequence ATGAAAGAAAAGGTAGTATTAGCATATTCTGGAGGTCTTGATACTTCAGTAATTGTACCATGGTTAAAGGAAAATTATGAAGATGTTGAAGTGATTGCTGTATCTGTTGATGTGGGGCAAAAGGATAATTTTGAAGAGGTAGAAAAAAGAGCTCTAGCAATAGGAGCATCTAAATTTTATGTAGTAGATAAAAAAGATGAACTAGTTAATGATTTTATCTTTCCTATGTTAAAATCAGGAGCTAAATATGAAAATGAATATCTTTTAGGAACTTCTATAGCTAGACCTGTTATAGCAAAAGCTTTAGTAGAAATAGCTCAAAAGGAAGGAGCTAACTATATTGCTCATGGGGCAACTGGAAAAGGAAATGACCAAGTTAGATTTGAGTTAGGAGTAAAAGCTTTAGCACCAAATATGAAAATAATTGCTCCTTGGAGAATATGGGATATAAAATCTCGTAAACAAGAGATAGAGTATTTAAAAGCTCACAATATAAACCTACCATTTAAAGAGGGAGTAACATATAGTAGAGATGAAAATCTATTCCATATTAGCCATGAAGGACAAGAACTAGAATCTCCAAGCAATGCACCAAAATATGAAGATGTACTTCAATGGGTACTACCTTTAGAAAAAGCAAGTGAAACACCTGAATATATATCAATAGAGTTTGAAAAAGGAGTTCCTACTAAACTAAATGGAGAAAAATTAGATGGAGTTACTCTTATTAATAAACTAAATGAGATAGGAGCTAAACATGGAATAGGTATTATAGACCTTGTAGAAAATCGTCTTGTGGGAATGAAATCAAGAGGAGTTTATGAAACACCTGGTGGTACAATACTTTATTTTGCTCATGAAGAGTTAGAAAGATTATGTTTAGATAGAGATACTCTTCAAGCTAAAATGAAACTATCTCATGATATGGCTAAACTTATCTATAATGGACAATGGTTTACAAAATATAGAAAATCTCTTTCTGCTTTTGTTGAAGAAACACAAGAGTATATAACAGGAACTGTTAATTTAAAACTATATAAAGGAAATATAATTTTAAATGGTATGGATTCAGAATACTCATTATACTCTCAAGACTTTTCAACATTTGATGAAGATAGCGTTTATAACCAAAAAGATGCTGAAGGATTTATAAATCTATTTGGATTACCTATTAAAATAGAAAGCCTATTAAGAAAATAA
- a CDS encoding basic amino acid ABC transporter substrate-binding protein, translating to MKKLFLKAVLLSMLTVSGISFGADKLYVGTNAEFEPFEYLQNGEIVGFDVDLMEEIAKSMGKEIEWKNISFDGLLPALQAKKLDVIIAGMTATEERKKFVNFSQTYYESNQMMLVNKENPSVKSFEELKGHDVGVVLGYTGDIAVSEIEGVKVHRYNATSEAIMALKAQKVEVVVLDSEPAKNYAKQNPELALINTDVAKEEYAIAVGKDDKALVEDIDKALDELKANGTYDKLIKKYFSEK from the coding sequence ATGAAAAAATTATTTTTAAAGGCTGTTTTACTTTCGATGCTTACTGTTTCAGGAATTAGTTTTGGAGCTGATAAACTCTATGTTGGAACAAATGCTGAGTTTGAGCCATTTGAATATCTACAAAATGGGGAAATTGTAGGATTTGATGTGGACTTAATGGAAGAGATTGCAAAATCTATGGGGAAAGAAATTGAATGGAAAAATATATCTTTTGATGGGTTACTACCTGCTCTTCAAGCTAAAAAACTTGATGTAATAATAGCTGGAATGACTGCTACTGAAGAGAGAAAGAAATTTGTAAATTTCTCACAAACATATTATGAATCTAACCAAATGATGTTAGTAAATAAAGAAAATCCAAGTGTTAAATCTTTTGAGGAATTAAAAGGACACGATGTAGGAGTTGTATTAGGTTATACTGGAGATATTGCTGTAAGTGAAATTGAAGGAGTTAAAGTTCATAGATATAATGCTACATCTGAAGCAATTATGGCTCTAAAAGCTCAAAAAGTTGAAGTTGTAGTTTTAGATTCTGAACCAGCTAAAAACTATGCTAAGCAAAATCCAGAATTAGCTTTAATAAATACAGATGTAGCTAAAGAGGAGTATGCAATTGCTGTTGGAAAAGATGATAAAGCTTTAGTTGAAGATATTGATAAAGCTTTAGATGAATTAAAAGCAAATGGAACTTATGATAAATTAATAAAAAAATATTTTTCAGAAAAATAA
- the brnQ gene encoding branched-chain amino acid transport system II carrier protein, producing MYKRKDVIITGFALFAMLFGAGNLIFPPMVGFINGDEWSMAAIGFILTGAGFPLLAIFTSAFAGKDLDSFAIRVSPKFTKFFNVALILSIGPLLALPRTGATAFEMIFAKDSLNYNIYKIIFIVIFFGVSLLFSLKSSKVVDRVGAILTPILLVVLAIIIFKGVFSPLGEAISLEKAMGPFKYGFLNGYQTMDTLAAIVFSDIILKSIRKDRELSQQQEVSFLIQTSLIAIGGLAIVYGGLGFIGSSVTNILPAGIGSVELLTSIVKLLLGNAGKIILAICVTGACITTAIGLTATVADYFSELTKISYEKLAVITTVVSIVFAMFGVDIIIKLAVPVLVFLYPIAIALIFLNIFKNKIKNDNIFVGTVIGAGLVSAYESLQAMGLKLSFLDGIYSSLPLDSLGLAWVLPAIIGGIIFKFIPKKSQK from the coding sequence ATGTACAAAAGAAAAGATGTTATTATTACAGGATTTGCCCTTTTTGCTATGTTATTTGGTGCTGGTAACTTAATCTTTCCACCGATGGTTGGTTTTATAAATGGAGATGAATGGAGTATGGCAGCCATAGGATTTATCCTTACAGGAGCAGGTTTTCCACTTTTAGCTATATTTACTTCAGCTTTTGCTGGAAAAGATTTAGATAGTTTTGCTATAAGAGTCTCACCTAAATTTACTAAATTTTTTAATGTGGCTCTAATTCTTTCAATAGGACCTCTTTTAGCTCTACCTAGAACAGGTGCTACTGCTTTTGAAATGATTTTTGCTAAGGATAGCTTAAATTATAACATTTATAAAATTATTTTTATCGTTATTTTCTTTGGAGTTTCTCTTCTATTTTCTTTAAAATCAAGTAAAGTTGTAGATAGAGTAGGAGCTATTTTAACACCTATACTTTTAGTAGTTCTAGCTATTATAATATTTAAAGGGGTATTTTCTCCATTGGGAGAAGCTATTTCATTAGAAAAAGCTATGGGTCCTTTTAAATATGGATTTTTAAATGGTTATCAAACAATGGATACTCTAGCTGCTATTGTTTTTTCAGATATAATTTTAAAATCTATTAGAAAAGATAGAGAACTTTCTCAACAACAAGAGGTTTCATTTCTTATTCAAACAAGTCTTATAGCAATAGGAGGACTTGCTATTGTATATGGAGGACTTGGATTTATAGGAAGCAGTGTTACTAATATCCTTCCAGCTGGAATAGGAAGTGTTGAATTACTTACTTCAATAGTAAAACTTCTATTGGGAAATGCTGGAAAAATTATTCTAGCTATATGTGTAACTGGAGCTTGTATAACTACAGCTATTGGTCTTACTGCCACAGTAGCTGATTATTTCAGTGAACTTACAAAAATATCATATGAAAAATTAGCTGTTATCACAACTGTTGTAAGTATTGTTTTTGCTATGTTTGGAGTAGATATCATAATAAAACTTGCTGTTCCTGTTTTAGTTTTTCTATATCCAATTGCTATTGCACTAATATTTTTAAATATTTTTAAGAATAAGATAAAAAATGATAATATCTTTGTTGGAACTGTAATTGGAGCTGGATTAGTAAGTGCATATGAATCATTACAAGCTATGGGATTAAAATTAAGCTTCCTTGATGGAATATATTCCTCTCTTCCTTTAGACTCTCTAGGACTTGCATGGGTTTTACCAGCAATTATAGGGGGAATTATCTTTAAATTTATTCCTAAAAAATCTCAAAAATAA